One segment of Micromonospora parathelypteridis DNA contains the following:
- the mqnE gene encoding aminofutalosine synthase MqnE yields the protein MDAGLKRELEAKVYAGERLTREDGVALYDSDDLTWLGRLAHHKRTELNGERVMFNVNRHLNLTNVCSASCAYCSFQRKPGEKDAYTMRIDEAVRKAKEMEDEQLTELHIVNGLHPTLPWRYYPKVLRELKAALPNVKLKCFTATEVQWFEKISGLSADEILDELMDAGLESLTGGGAEIFDWEVRQHIVDHACHWEDWSRIHALAHSKGMKTPATMLYGHIEEPRHRVDHVLRLRELQDETGGFAVFIPLRYQHDFVDSADGKIRNRIQARTTMASPAESLKTFAVSRLLFDNVPHVKNFWVMHGLSVAQLSLNFGVDDLDGSVVEYKITHDADSYGTPNTMHREDLLHLIWDAGFQPVERDTRYNVVREYDKAPSLAERRAEPQQVWA from the coding sequence ATGGACGCCGGACTCAAGCGTGAGCTCGAAGCGAAGGTGTACGCGGGTGAGCGGCTGACCCGGGAGGACGGGGTCGCCCTCTACGACAGCGACGACCTGACCTGGTTGGGGCGGCTCGCCCACCACAAGCGCACCGAGCTCAACGGCGAACGGGTGATGTTCAACGTCAACCGGCACCTCAACCTGACCAACGTCTGCTCGGCGTCCTGTGCCTACTGCTCGTTCCAGCGCAAGCCGGGCGAGAAGGACGCGTACACGATGCGCATCGACGAGGCGGTCCGCAAGGCCAAGGAGATGGAGGATGAGCAGCTCACCGAGTTGCACATCGTCAACGGCCTGCACCCCACGCTGCCCTGGCGTTACTACCCGAAGGTGCTGCGCGAGCTGAAGGCGGCGCTGCCGAACGTCAAGCTCAAGTGCTTCACGGCGACCGAGGTGCAGTGGTTTGAGAAGATCAGCGGTCTGAGTGCCGACGAGATCCTCGACGAGCTGATGGACGCCGGCCTGGAGTCGCTGACCGGCGGTGGCGCGGAGATCTTCGACTGGGAGGTCCGCCAGCACATCGTCGATCACGCCTGCCACTGGGAGGACTGGTCCCGCATCCATGCCCTCGCGCACAGCAAGGGCATGAAGACCCCGGCGACCATGCTGTACGGCCACATCGAGGAGCCCCGGCACCGGGTCGACCACGTGCTCCGGCTGCGGGAGCTGCAGGACGAGACCGGTGGTTTCGCGGTCTTCATCCCGCTGCGCTACCAGCACGACTTCGTGGACTCGGCGGACGGCAAGATCCGTAACCGGATCCAGGCGCGTACCACGATGGCGTCGCCGGCCGAGTCGCTGAAGACGTTCGCCGTCTCCCGGCTGCTCTTCGACAACGTGCCGCACGTGAAGAACTTCTGGGTGATGCACGGGCTGTCGGTGGCCCAGCTCTCGCTCAACTTCGGTGTGGACGACCTGGACGGGTCGGTCGTCGAATACAAGATCACGCACGACGCCGACTCGTACGGCACCCCGAACACCATGCACCGCGAGGACCTGCTGCACCTGATCTGGGACGCCGGTTTCCAGCCGGTCGAACGGGACACCCGCTAC